The Synechococcus sp. CC9605 sequence AGGTCGACGAAGGCAAGCAAGCGCTCAGCCGCCTGCTTCCACAAGGTCACAGAAACGGTCAAGGTTCGCCTGGAGCTCCTTGGTCACGATGCCCCCCAGGATGCTGGGTTCCATGAGCGGTGCCAAGACTCTCGGCAATTCATAGGTCACGCTCAACTTGACCACAGTGCGGTCGGAGGCTTCGGGGTAGAAGCGCACAGCACCCTTGGTGGGCAGGCCACCCACCGATTCCCAGTGCAGTTGTTGAGCTTCGACCCGCTGGGTGATCCGGGCCTTCCAACTGAAGCGGAAGCCCTGGGCCGCCAGGGTCCAATCGGTGAGATCGGGGTCTTCGAGGGGCGTAACCGACTCAATCCAGCGCATCCATCGAGGCATCGCTTCGAGATCACTCCAGACCTCCCAGACCTTGGAGGCCGGGGCCTGCACCTCAGAGGTGACCGTGTGTTCGAGCCAGCGTCCCATCAGGCCACCGCCGCGTTTGTGGCTAGTTTCACCGGCTGATCGAGGATCGCCGCCGCCGCCAGATGACCGCTCATCGTGGCTCCCTCCATCGAATCGATGTAGTCCTGACGGGTGTAGCTGCCGGCCAAGAAGAAATTGCGGATCGGCGTGCGCTGCTCCGGGCGGTAGGGCTCCATGCCCGGGGCTTCCCGGTACAACGACTGAGCCAGTTTCACCACGTTGCTCCAGGTGAGCTTGAGGTTGCGAGCCGAGGGGAACAGCTCGCGCACCTGACGATCGGTGTGGGCCACGATCTCGTCCACCGACTTGGGAATCCAGGGATCACCAGGGGTGAGCACGCATTGGAGCAGGGAGCCCTCTCCCTCCTTGCGGTAGTCCTCCGGGCTGGCCAGGGCCAAATCGGCAAAACAGCTGAAATCGGCATCAGCCGTGTACAGCAGGTTGTTGAGCCCCGTGGGTGCTGCCACATCCCGGCGCCGGTCTTCCTGGGCATCACCCAGTTCGGTTACCCAGCCGTCGTAGCGGAGCTGAACGGTGGCCACGGGTACGGCCTCCAGCTGATGAATCGCCTCGAACTGGGGGTACCGGTTCCAGGCCTCGGGCAGCAGCTTCTGAATCCCGGGAACATCACAGGCGGCCAGGTAGGCGTCAGCCTCAACGCGGATGTCTCCATCAGGAGTCCCCAGCTGCAGGCCTGTGATCTCAGGTGATTCACCCTCGCTGTAGTCCACCTGCTTCACCCGATGACGCAGGTGCAACTTGCCTCCACGCTGCTGGATGTAGTCGAGGATCGGACCCGTGAGCCAGCGATGGGGCGATCCCTTCAGCAGATTGAGCTTGGAGGCTTCCGTCTTGGCCGCAAACATCATGAAGATGGTGAGCATGCAGCGGGCGGAGATGGCCTCGCAATCGATGAAGCCCAGGGCGTAGGCAATGGGGTTCCACATCCGCCGGATGCTTTCGGGGCTACCGCCATGGCTGACGAACCAATCCTGGAAACTGACGGAGTCGAGGGCTCGGATGGTGCGCATCGCCCCCTCGTAATCCACCAGACCGCGCACGATCGGGCTGGTGCCCAGGGCAAGGGCATTGCGCAGCTTGTCGATCCAGCTGAGCTGCGGTGTGGTGAAAAACGCCTTGAGGCCGTTGAAGGGTGCACCAATGGGGAAGCGGAAATCCAGCTCCCGCAGATCGCCCCCCTTGTTCACGAACAGGTGCGTGTGCTGCTTGGGCAGAAGATTCTCGAACGCTCCCACCTTGCGCATCAAGGCGAAGAGGTTGGCGTAATTAAAAAAGAAGACGTGCAACCCCATCTCGATGTGGTTACCGCCCTCATCCACCCAGCTACCCACCTTGCCGCCCATAAAAGGACGGGCTTCGTAGAGATTCACCTCATGGCCCGCATCCACGAGGTCCACTGCAGCGGAGAGGCCGGCGAGGCCGGAACCAACGATCGCGACCCGCACAAGATCTGGTCAACTAAGGCGACTCTATGTATGAGCGTTCATAGAGTGAGAGCACGAGCCTGCGTCAATCATGACTTCCACCCCCGATACCGCGCCGGCCCATACCGCCAAAGACGGCAAGGGCATCCTGATCACTGAACCGGCGATGCAGCAGCTGGCGAAGCTGTGTGGCGAACAGGGCGAGAACCAGGTGCTGCGTGTCGGGGTGCGGTCCGGGGGCTGCAGCGGCATGAGCTACACAATGGATTTCGTGCCCGCCTCCGACACCCTCGACGACGACGAGACCTACGAGTACGCGGCGGCTGATGGACAGAGCTTCCGGGTGATCTGTGATCCGAAAAGCCTTCTCTACATCTACGGAATGCAGCTGGACTTCAGCACTGCCCTGATCGGCGGTGGCTTCAACTTCACCAACCCCAATGCCAGCCAGACCTGCGGCTGCGGCAGTTCCTTCGCCGTGTGAGCAAAGCCACGTGGGAATCTGAGTAGAGACCACTGCCCTCTCCCTGTTGATAGAGACTTCCCAGGACAGCCTGTTTGAGCAGGCCATGGCCCGATATCAGGCTGGCGCCGCAGCCGAAGAGGTGCTGCCTGATTTCGCCCGCTTAGTTGAAGCCGCTCCTCGCCAATCAGCGGGCTGGACCTGCCTAGCCTGGCTGCAGCTGCTTTGCGACCAACCGGAGGAGGCGCTGCGGTCGGCACGTTTCGCTGTGAGACTCAACGGCCAGGACCCCCAGGCCAGAATCAACCTCAGCCTTGCTTTGCTGGAGACCCAATCCAAGGGCGTGCGCGACCACATCCAGGTGGTGCAGCAGGTGATGACTCTGGCCCCAGAGGTGTCCAGCGAACTGAAGGCCTCGATCACCGACGGACTCGAGCGCAAACCCGGCTGGAAGGCCCTTGAAAAAGTGAAAGCCTGGCTTGAGCTCTAATCACAACGGACGCTCCGCCTGCCTGAAAGCCCCTGCATGACAGCCACCTGGACCATCACCCGTCTGCCGTCCCAGGTTCGCGTGCGGCCTCCAGCGGATCGTTCGGAACAATTTCGGCGGGAACGCCCGGCCAGCGAAGCACGACGGTTGCAACTGGCCAGGCGCGCCAACGGCATTCCGGAGCCGAGCACCTGGATGTGGTGAGGGGTACACCGGCGATGGCACGCATCCTGCTGCTGAGCAATGGCCACGGTGAAGACCTCTCCGGCGCCTTACTCGCCCAGGAGCTTCAGCGACAGGGGCACAAAGTGCAGGCGCTCCCGCTAGCGGGCCTTGGCAGCGCTTATCAAAAAGCCGGCGTGCCACTGCTGGGACGCAGCCACGAATTCAGCACCGGGGGCATTGGCTACACCAGCCTTCGCGGCCGCCTTACCGAGATCGCCCAAGGGCAAATGCTGTATCTGCTGCGTCGCCTGATCCGTTTGATGCGGCACCGGCGTCGCTTTGATCTGATCCTGGTGGTGGGCGATGTGATCCCTGTGATCGCGGCATGGCTCAGCCAACGCCCTGTGGCGACCTATCTGGTGGCCTACTCCAGCCACTACGAAGGGACGCTGCGGCTGCCCTGGCCCTGCGCCGCTCTGTTGAAAAGCCAGCGGTTCAAAGCGGTGTACAGCCGCGATCAACGCACCGCCAAGGACCTCAGCGGGCAACTGCAACGGCCGGTGAGCTTCCTGGGCAATCCATTCATGGATTCGGTGCTCACAGCAGCCGCCCCGCCGCCCAGCAGCATGCCACGCGTCGGTCTGCTGCCCGGCAGCCGCCGACCGGAATTGGAACAGAACCTGCAGCTCTTGCTGCGGCTGATCGAGCTGCTGCCGAGCACAGTGCGCTGCAACATGGATCTGGCCCTGGTGCCCAGCCTGGATGACAACAGCTTGCGGCAGCTCAGCGAACGATGCGGCTGGCACTTGGAGAACGGCGTGCTGGAACGTGAGGGAGCCCGGGCGATCAACGTTCGCCGCGGGGCCTTCCGTGCCGTGCTGCAGCACAGCGATCTGGTGATCGGCATGGCAGGTACCGCCATCGAACAGGCCGTTGGCCTGGCCAAACCGGTGCTGCAGGTGCCGGGCCAAGGGCCTCAATTCACAGCAGCATTCGCTGAAGCCCAACGGCGCCTGCTCGGGCCCACGGTGTTCTGCGCCGACGGAGAAAGTGGCAGCCGTGAGGCTTTGGAGAGAACAGCGGAGCTGGCCATGGCTCTGCTTGAGCGTGCGCGACGGGATCCTGGCTTGCAGCGGCAATGCCGAGAAGAAGCCAAATGGCGCCTCGGAGAAGCGGGCGGTGGCCTGAGAATGGCGACAGCGATCGATGCCCTGCTGCCATGAGTGCCCCTTTAGAACCGGCCTGGAAGCGCTGGCTCGACCGGCTGCTGATGGTGAATGTGCTGCTGGTGTTTGTCGGCGCTGGGGTCTTCGCCGTTGCCGTGGTGCGTCAGGGCCAAGGCAATAACTGGCTGATGGACCGGGTTCAAGTGCTGTGGCAACCCCTGTTCGCCCCAGCCATCAGCCTGCTAATAATGGCGGCCCTGGTGAGCGGCATCTTCAGCTGGTGGCAGCGGCGAGTGCTGAAGCCAGATCGGGGTAGCGGAAGCTGAAGTTCAAGCCTTCAAGCCGTTCCGACGCAACCTGCTGGCCCTCCAACACCACCTTGGCGCCGTCCCCCAGAAGCACCTGAAGCACTGGAGCTGGCACCGGCAACAAACTCGGACGGCCCAGGCTGCGCCCCAGCTGCTTGGAGAAGGCCGTCATCGAGACGGGCTCGGGAGCCACGGCATTGATCACGCCACTCCAGCTCTCGTCCGTGAGGGATTGGAGGATCAGGGCGCAGAGGTCGCTGCGGTGGATCCAACTCATCCACTGCCGGCCACTGCCGATTGGACCGCCAAACCCTGTGCGGAACACCGGAAGCATTTTTCCGAGTGCGCCGCCGTCGGCCGCCAGCACGATGCCGATCCGCAGGGTGACCTGCCGTACCGCAGACGGCACCGCCTCAGCCGCCGCTTCCCAGCGCTCACACAAGCTCGCAAGGAAGTCGTCGCCTGGGTTGCTTGATTCGAGAAAACGCTTGTCCAGGCTGGATCCATAGAAACCAATTGCCGAGGCATTCACCAGCACTTTTGGTGGTGTTGCACAGGCCTTGATCGCTTTCACCAAATGAGAGGTCGTTTCCAGCCGGCTGGTTTCAAGCAGCTGCCGATGGGTCGGGGTCCAACGTTTCTCGGCAATCGGTTCCCCCGCCAGATTGACCACCGCATCGGCCTGATTGAGGGCATCCAACAGCCCGGCGTCGGCCCAGGTGCTGCTGCTGGCAGGGTCGAACTGCATCCAGGTCAGTCGCCCATCTGCCCGTTCAGCGTCGTAGCCGCGGGCCAACCGGCGGCTGACCACCGTGAGCTGAAGCCCGGCCTGAAGCAGGAGCGGCAGGAGCTCACGGCCAACAAAACCAGTGCAGCCAAACAGCAGCAGACGCATGAAAGCGGGGGTGTTGCGGCTGGGAGGCTAAGGGGATTCGTGGGCGATTGGTTTTAGCCTGGTGCCATCACCTTCCCCTGTCATGGCTGAATCCGACGCCGCTGCCCCCGCCAAGGCCAAGCCTGCTGCGCTGCGCAAAGGTGCCTTGGTCAAGGTGAACAGAGCCGCCTACAGCTCCAGCCTTGAGGCTGGAGCCAGCGATCCAACAGCACCCGACTACATCTTTGAAGGTCCTGGCGAGCTGCTGGTGGTGAAAGGGGACTACGGCCAAGTGCGCTGGAACCGTCCGGTGCCCGATGTGTGGCTGCGAATGGATCAGCTGGAAGCCTGCTCCTGATCTTGATCTTGGTTGGAGGCAGGCTCCAGGGCCTCCTCCACGGCTGTGATGGCCGCTGGGACTGAGGTGCTGGCGGCAGGGATGCGCCAAACAGCACCGGAGAGCACACCGCTGAGATCCCCCAGCGCCGCCAGCACAGGATTCGAAACACTGGCGCCATCCGCAGCAGCGGCGGCCTGCCAGGGATTCCACCCTGCAAGGTTGACCACACTGCGGTAGGCCGCTGGCCAGGGGTTATCGGGCAACAGCCGTTGCAAGACCTCGAACTGCTCTGACGCCTGCGAGGGGCGGTTTCCCAGCACCGCCAGCAGAGCAAGGGTCCAACGCGGTTGCACAGCATCGGGATCCTGCGCCAAGGCCGCCAAGGCCTCAGAACGCACCGGATCCCGGTAGCTGAAATGGCCATCGAGCATGTGCTCCTGCCCCACCGCAGCGAACACCGGATCCAGCCCCAGCGGCCCTGCCGCCAGGCCAGCGGCGAGGACGGGGAAGCGCTGCGCAAAGGAAGGGCCTGCAATCGGATGCGTCGCGCGGCGGCGCCAGAGGGAATAACTCCCCCCCTTGGGGCGCTCAAATTGATGCAATGGCTCGAACACACCGCTGCTGCGCACGGCTTGATCCAGCTTTCGCGCCGCTTTGCGCACTGATCCCTGGTTCCCTTCCGCCAACACCACCCATTCAGCCCGAGCCAGCACTGGCTCACGGTCCTGGCGGCTGCCCCCCAGCTGCCGGCCAACGGTCTGCCCCCCGTGGCGACGGCCGTAGAAGCTGACGTTGTGCTGGTTGAGATCGGAGGTGCTGGGCACCACGATCAAGGTGGAGGGAGGCGTGCTGGGGTCTCCACCACCGGCAGCCTTCACCAGCGCCTCCACCGGCCCACGGGGCCGGTCGTCAAAGCGATGTAGCTGATGGGCCCAGCCCGCCGGAACACAGGCCAGCAGCCCAGCACCGAATAGGGGCCACACCAGCCTCGAACGCCTGGCCTCCAACCAGTAGCCCCATTGCCACCACCCACGGGCCAAGAGCAAAAGCAGAGAGGGGAGCAGGGGAGCGATGTAGCGGTCGCCTTTGTTGGGGCTCAACGTGGTGAGCACCCAGGCCGCCACCAAATTGATCAGGAGCCAGCGCCAGGACCAGGAGTGATCGCTGGAGTGCTGCTGACGCTGCCAGCACCAAAGCAGCAGCCCCGACAACCCCACCAGCAACAGAACGCTGCCGAGCTGCTCCGGCAACAAGCGCGGGTACCACAACCAACTGGCCAGACTGAGCACGCCAGGATCCCCTTCCAGGGCCGCCGACTCGAACACGGCCCGGTTGGTGCCGCCGAGGCTAGTGATCCAGTTGTGACGCAACCAGGGACCAATTAACGCCGCCATGAGCACAGGTAGCAGCAGGGCTTGCCGCAACCAAGGGCCTCCCCGCCGCAACGCCAATCCCGCAGCCCAGAGTCCCCCAGGCACAAGCACAAGCAGGGCGCTTTGCTTCACCAGCACCGCAGCGATGGCTGCCAGGGTGCAACACCAGGCCTGCCTCCAGCGGCCACCGCTCTTCGGATCGCACCAGACCCCGAGACGCCAGATCGCCAGACTGCAACACGCCACCAGGGCCATCTCCAGCACGTAGTCCGTGCGCAGATCCAGAAAAGCCGGCGTCAATGCCGCCAACAGGCAGGCGATCAAGGCCAGGCCATCCCCCTGCAGCCGTCGTCCCCAGCCCGCCATCACCATCAGAAGCAAACCGTGCCAGAGGCTCAAGCTCCAGGCCGCTTGCTCCGGGGCATCACCACTCAGGGCCATCACGCTGCCGTTCACCAGCGAGGCCAGGGGCGGAATCTTCGGCGAGAGATCCAGCAACGCCTGCCAACCCTGCCAACCGCCACCGGGAAGCAGGCCCAAGGCGCGGCCATGGTCCATGGCGCTGTTGAGGTAGTCGGCCTGATCCCAGGCGGGAACCCCGGTCTGCAGCGTCCACCAGAGCCGATCCACCAGGGTGGAGAGCACCCAGATCAAGGCAACCGAAGCCCAGAAACGCCAGCGCTGCTTCACACGATCTCCAAGCGACGCCGTTCATCCTGGAGGCGCTTGCGTCGCTGCTTGGCCTCCCGCAGCATCTCGCGACCATCGTGGAGATACCCATCCACGTAGCCCATGGTGTAACGCTCCAGTTCGGCCAGAGCGTCCTCCACTTCGGAGAGGCAGTGATACAGGCTCAAACCGAAGCCACGGGCCGAGGCCGGCGTGGGCAACGACTGGAACAGTTGCTTGACCTTGTCCATCCGGCGTCCGCTCGCCTCGAGATAGCTGCAGAACGCCTCCATTAGCTCGTCGTCGTAAGGATCAGCCGACAGTGCCTTGAGTTGCTTAGGGAAGGGATTGATGACCTCACCGAGCATGCGATCGATCGGGGCGTAGACCCGTCGCAGCCACTCCACCAGGGCATCATCGGCGGCCAAAGCACGATCGTGGGCACGGCTGGCCCGGCGCAGATCCGTCGGCGATGCAGCCCGGGCCGGCTGGGGCCGCGTGCGATCAAAGGCCTTACGGCGCTCGGCATCCCCGAGAACTTCCCAGGCGGCATTGAGGGCCAGCATCTGCTGGTCGTCGCCACCGGCATCGGGATGGTGCTGCTTCACCAGCTGGCGGTAGGCCGCCTTGATCTCAGCGTTGCTGGCGGTGCTGCTGACACCGAGCACGGCATAGGGATCGCTCACAGCTGACCATCCCTCCGGGCCGGCAGCTGCGAAGCAGCACTGAACATCGGGGTGGAGAGGTAGCGCTCGCCATAACTAGCCAGCATCACCACCAGGCGTTTGCCCACCATGGCGGGGTCCTGGCCCACCCGCAGAGCCGCAGCCATGGCCGCGCCACTGCTGATGCCACAGAGCAGACCTTCCTCACGGGCCAGGCGCCGGCCCACTTGCATGGCCTCCTCATCGCTCACCGTGAGGATCGAGTCGATCCGATCCAATTCCAACACCGCAGGCACAAAACCAGCCCCGATCCCCTGAATGCGATGGGCCCCAGGAGGCTTGCCAGACAGCACGGCACTGGCCTCGGGCTCTACGGCAATTACCTGAAGCTGCGGCTGCCGCTGTTTCAACAGCCGGGCACAACCGGTGATGGTGCCGCCGGTGCCCACCCCCGCCACAAAGGCATCGATCTGGCCCTCGGTATCGCGCCAGATCTCCTCCGCCGTGGTGCGTTCATGCACGGCTGGATTGGCGGGGTTGTCGAACTGCTGCAGCAGATAGGCATTGGGAATCTCATCCACCAACTCCTTGGCCAGGGCGATCGCCCCATTCATGCCCTGGGCACCGTCGGTGAGCTGCAACTCGGCCCCATAGGCCCGCAGCATCGCGCGACGCTCCGTGCTCATAGTGTCCGGCATGGTGAGGATCAGCCGGTACCCCCGGGCCGCCGCCACCATGGCCAGGGCGATGCCGGTGTTGCCACTGGTGGGCTCCACCAGCACCGTTCGGCCTGGAATGATCGTGCCGGATTGCTCCGCCTCCAACACCATGGCGCTGGCGATGCGGTCTTTCACCGAGGCGGAGGGATTAAAGCTCTCCAACTTGGCCAGGATCTCGGCCTGGCAGCCGCAGGCCTGGGGCAGACGGTTCAACCGCACGAGGGGCGTGCCACCGATCAAGGCTGTGATGTCAGGAGCAATGCTCATGGCTGCAGCTTGCCCGCAGAACGGCCATAAAAAAAGCCCTCCACAAGGGGAGGGCTTGAGATGTGGGTGTGAGGAAGGGTGTTCTGAAGGCCCAACCGAAGCTGGGCCCAGTGATCAGAACTTGAAGGTGGTCTGCACCAGGCCACCGAAGACGCCGAGGGACTTGTAGTCGCCGTTGACGTTCTGGGTGTTGTCACCGAAGGGACGGCTCAGCCAGTACACAGCAGGGGTGATCTGGATGTTGTCGGTGACCTGGAAGCTGTACCAGAGCTCCATGGCGTAACCACCGTCAGCCACAAAGCCGTCTTCAACGTCATAGACGAACTGAGGCTGGCCCACGGCATAGCCCAGGGCATTGCCTTCGAGGAAGACATCGTTCCAGGTCAGACCCACCATCCAGCTGGCCATGGCCCGCTTATTGGTGTTGTCCTTCCAGGCATCGTTGCCGTTGAGGTAAGAGGCACCAACACCAGCGCTAATGGAAGGCATCCAGCCGGACTCCTCAGGACTCCAGAAGCCATGGAAAGACCAGCTGTGGCTGTCTGCGTTGGTGCGCTCGTCCTTACCGTCGACCTCAACGGTGCAAGGGGTGCCATAGGAGTCGCCGAGGGCAAACTGAGTACCGGTCCGGAACCTGGCACCACACTGGCCGTAGCGATAACCGGCGGCCAAGCCCCACTGCTTGTTGCCGAAGGCAATCTGCGTGGTGATGTTGCCTTCGGAGTTGTCGGTCATGAAGCCACCCGTGTTGGGATTGCTGTCATTGCCCTCTCCCCAATCAGCCACATAACTGGCTGACAATGTGAAGTAGGGGTTGCCCTTCTCAACCTGCTTTTTGTTGCTGTAGAAAGCTCCGAAACCAGCACCGGTTTCCTTGTTCCAGACACCGGGAGTACCCAGGGAACCACCAAAGAAATCAAGCACCTTGTCCCCGCCCCTGGCGTAGGCGCTGGCCTTGTAGCCCATCATCTCGGTGTTTCGGGTCGTAGGACCAACCTGGACGGTGAAGCTGTTGCCGAGTGGGAATCGATAGTAAAAACGATCGACTAGTAAGACATTATTGGTATCAAAATAGACATTAAGACTGCCGGGCCAATAAACAAATGGAGCCGCCTCAAACACGTTGTACATGTTCCCGGCGCGCAGACGGGTGTACAGCAGATCCTTGCCGCTGAAAGAGGTCTTCAGCGCAAGACGCACGTCATAGCTGAAGGAGAAGCCGCCATATTTCGCGTTCCAGTCATCACGGGCACCCTTCTCTCCACCGGTGTTGTAGTTGTCACCTTTGGCGCGTGTCGCACCAGCCACCCAGTTACTTGTGCCACTGAGCTTGGTGGTGGTGGAGAACTGGGTGGCTTCCAGTTCGCCGACGCGGGCCTCGAGGCCGTCAACGCGACCCTTGAGGATGGCCAGCTCGGTTTCGAATTCCTTGAGCAGACGACGCAGCTCGTCGGTCACTTCAGTGATCCGGTCGAGGCAGGCGTTCAGCAGGGCAGCCGCTTCGTAGCGGGTCATCGCCCGGTTGCCACGGAAGGTGCCGTTGGGGTAGCCGGCGACGCAGCCGTAGGTCTCCACCAGGTTGGCCAGAGCCTGATAGGCCCAGTCGGTGGGGTAAACGTCAGAGAATTGGGTAACGCTGGTGACCTGATCAAGGCTGTTGCCACTGGCAGTAGCCGCGTAATCAGAAACGTCGTTGATGTTCAGCTCGGCGGCATTGGCTGCTGGGCTGTTGACAACAGCCAAAGGGGCCAGAAGGCCAAGGGCAGCAGGAGCCACCAGCAGTTGCTGGAAAAGCTTCATTTTGGGTTCTCACACCAAGAGAAAATGCCGGCAAAGACATGCCAGGTAATTCAGATTAATGGCGCAATTTGCCTCTGTCGATACGATCAGAAAAAGAATTATTAGGGGCTCAATAAAACAATTTTCCGATCAAAATTAATCAAAAAAAAAAGCTCCCTACTGAGGTAGGGAGCAGAAAGACCTAAAAAGAGTGAGACCCGAAAGAGGGCCTCAAACTAAGAATCAGAACTTGAACTGGGTCTTGATCAGACCGCTGAAGGCACTCATGCCGTTGGAGCCCTGCTCGGGGAAGGGCTTGCTCAGGTAGGTGAGCGCAGGAGTGACAGAGATGTTGTCGGTGACCTGGAACTTGTAGAAGAGCTCGTAAGCGAAACCAGCTGCTTCGTTCAGATCACCATCATCGGATTGTGCAATCCAGGTGGGCTGACCGACAGCGAAACCGAGGGAGTTGCCTTCGATGAATGCATCGCTCCACTCAAGTCCGACGTACCAGGAATTGGTGTAAACGTCGTCGCTCAGGTACTCAACGAAAGTTCCGCCATAACCGGTGCTGACGGAAGGAATGATTCCAGATTCCTCGGGCATCCACCATGCACTGATGCCAAAAGAGTTGCTGTTATCAGCTGCAGAAGCCGCTGCAGCACCAGCTGTGGCATTTCCGATGTAGAGGGATCCGCCACCTTCAGCACCAGATGCATAGGTGTATGCGGCAGCGATGCCCCAGTTCTCAGGCGCATAAGCGATCTGAGTAGTGGCATTTGCACCAGCACCATCAGTAAACATGCCACCCGTGTTGGGGTCGCTGGAGTTACCGTCAGTTGAAAGGTAGCTGGTGGAAATGCTGAAGTCGTTGGACGACCAGTAGATACCAGCACCAGCGCCGAGAGCCAGGTTGTAAGCACCAGGCACGCCGGCATAGGTGAAGAAGTCATACGTCATGGCAGCGGGATAAGCGCTGGGCCAGACCGGCAGCATGTCGTCCTGACGGACGCGAGGGCCACCAACCACGGTGAACTCGTCACCGAGGGGGAAGCTGTAGTACAAACGGGCAATCTT is a genomic window containing:
- a CDS encoding iron uptake porin — encoded protein: MKLFQQLLVAPAALGLLAPLAVVNSPAANAAELNINDVSDYAATASGNSLDQVTSVTQFSDVYPTDWAYQALANLVETYGCVAGYPNGTFRGNRAMTRYEAAALLNACLDRITEVTDELRRLLKEFETELAILKGRVDGLEARVGELEATQFSTTTKLSGTSNWVAGATRAKGDNYNTGGEKGARDDWNAKYGGFSFSYDVRLALKTSFSGKDLLYTRLRAGNMYNVFEAAPFVYWPGSLNVYFDTNNVLLVDRFYYRFPLGNSFTVQVGPTTRNTEMMGYKASAYARGGDKVLDFFGGSLGTPGVWNKETGAGFGAFYSNKKQVEKGNPYFTLSASYVADWGEGNDSNPNTGGFMTDNSEGNITTQIAFGNKQWGLAAGYRYGQCGARFRTGTQFALGDSYGTPCTVEVDGKDERTNADSHSWSFHGFWSPEESGWMPSISAGVGASYLNGNDAWKDNTNKRAMASWMVGLTWNDVFLEGNALGYAVGQPQFVYDVEDGFVADGGYAMELWYSFQVTDNIQITPAVYWLSRPFGDNTQNVNGDYKSLGVFGGLVQTTFKF
- a CDS encoding iron uptake porin → MKLFQQLLVAPAALGLLATGANAAELNINGVSDYAASADQVTSVTQFSDVYPTDWAYQALANLVETYGCVAGYPNGTFRGNRAMTRYEAAALLNACLDRITEVTDELRRLLKEFETELAILKGRVDGLEARVGELEATQFSTTTKLKAKADWAFGAATAWDKGSKAFKAESGGTSFSYNLALNLETSFTGEDLLYTRLRSGNMDNVYGGLFSQEYGFDSGNTVKIARLYYSFPLGDEFTVVGGPRVRQDDMLPVWPSAYPAAMTYDFFTYAGVPGAYNLALGAGAGIYWSSNDFSISTSYLSTDGNSSDPNTGGMFTDGAGANATTQIAYAPENWGIAAAYTYASGAEGGGSLYIGNATAGAAAASAADNSNSFGISAWWMPEESGIIPSVSTGYGGTFVEYLSDDVYTNSWYVGLEWSDAFIEGNSLGFAVGQPTWIAQSDDGDLNEAAGFAYELFYKFQVTDNISVTPALTYLSKPFPEQGSNGMSAFSGLIKTQFKF